The following are encoded together in the Pedobacter sp. D749 genome:
- a CDS encoding RNA polymerase sigma factor — protein sequence MKKNELTEGDLSLLLKKGDKNAFAQLYERYKKPLTANLFKLLKSEALTLDLLQDLFLKIWENREKIDPEKSFRAYLFRIAEHMVYDYYRKAARDTKMQLNIIQTSTELYSYIEEDLLIKENSDLLRAAVAMMPPQRRQVFTLCKLEGKSYKEVEQIMGIGPKTINSHLFQASKFLKEHFSKDSGLAVAIIVASMLI from the coding sequence ATGAAAAAAAATGAGCTTACAGAGGGAGATCTCAGCCTTTTATTAAAGAAAGGAGACAAAAATGCCTTTGCTCAGCTTTATGAACGCTACAAAAAGCCACTCACCGCTAATTTATTCAAATTACTCAAATCAGAAGCACTCACTTTAGATCTACTTCAGGATCTTTTCCTGAAAATATGGGAAAACCGCGAAAAGATTGATCCGGAAAAATCATTTCGTGCCTATCTCTTCCGTATCGCCGAGCACATGGTGTACGATTATTACCGTAAAGCAGCCCGGGACACCAAAATGCAGCTCAACATCATCCAAACCAGCACAGAACTCTATTCCTATATTGAAGAAGATTTACTGATCAAAGAAAATTCTGACTTGCTCAGGGCAGCTGTGGCAATGATGCCACCACAGCGCCGACAAGTATTCACTTTATGCAAACTAGAAGGTAAATCCTACAAAGAAGTAGAGCAGATTATGGGCATTGGTCCAAAGACTATAAACAGCCATTTGTTCCAGGCCAGCAAGTTCTTAAAGGAGCATTTCAGTAAAGATTCAGGACTTGCAGTTGCAATAATAGTGGCCAGCATGCTCATATAG
- a CDS encoding FecR family protein, with product MKNFNHITRLYQKYLDNSCNPQELQELLHHFEHAEPDTELVQMIRTELQKDDERDVALPQVQAILSKLDESMQVNVINPIAKRRSLFTTSMRYWSAAALLFLSLLLYYGNEHLNFFGTYTSTYKNDIPAGGDKAYLTLADGKRIALTDSMVGTISPAPGLRISKTAKGQLRYELAKGASGNGYNTITTPKGGKYEVILADGTHVYLNAASSLRFPTSFTGIAERRVTLTGEGYFEVSHRNGQPFYVQSGKQLLRVLGTHFNLKAYPDEQSVKTTLLQGSVEVSNSEGSNAVLKPGQQSQLDQGKLKLEEVDVMAATDWQRAEINLKAEDFQSTMRKIARWYDVEIVFDETAPGDLTLGGLVSRDKSLVAVLKVIELTGKVHFKVEGRRVTVMR from the coding sequence TTGAAAAACTTTAACCATATCACCAGACTATATCAAAAATACCTTGACAATTCCTGTAACCCACAGGAGTTGCAAGAATTGTTGCATCATTTTGAGCATGCAGAGCCAGATACGGAATTAGTTCAAATGATCAGAACTGAACTTCAAAAAGATGATGAACGTGATGTCGCTCTTCCTCAGGTACAGGCCATCCTTTCGAAGTTAGATGAATCGATGCAGGTAAATGTAATCAATCCAATAGCAAAACGCAGATCTTTGTTTACCACTAGTATGCGGTATTGGTCGGCTGCGGCCTTGTTGTTCCTCTCGCTACTGTTGTATTACGGCAATGAGCACTTAAATTTTTTCGGTACCTATACTTCAACCTATAAAAATGATATCCCGGCTGGAGGCGATAAAGCCTACTTAACCCTGGCCGATGGTAAACGGATTGCATTGACAGATTCGATGGTAGGTACGATCAGCCCGGCGCCAGGATTGCGCATCAGCAAGACTGCAAAAGGTCAATTGCGTTATGAACTGGCTAAAGGTGCTTCAGGCAATGGCTACAATACCATTACTACACCTAAAGGTGGCAAATACGAGGTCATCCTTGCCGATGGTACGCATGTTTATTTGAATGCGGCTTCATCACTTCGCTTTCCGACTAGTTTTACTGGTATTGCTGAACGGCGGGTGACTTTGACCGGTGAAGGCTATTTTGAGGTGTCCCATCGTAATGGGCAGCCTTTTTATGTGCAGAGCGGCAAGCAATTGTTGCGTGTATTGGGTACGCATTTTAACCTCAAAGCTTATCCTGATGAGCAGTCGGTAAAGACCACCTTGCTACAAGGGTCAGTTGAAGTTAGCAATTCCGAAGGCAGCAATGCAGTATTGAAACCTGGTCAGCAATCTCAGCTGGATCAGGGGAAGTTGAAACTGGAAGAGGTAGATGTTATGGCTGCTACCGACTGGCAGCGTGCTGAAATAAATTTGAAAGCTGAAGACTTTCAGTCGACCATGAGAAAGATTGCGCGCTGGTATGATGTGGAAATCGTTTTTGATGAAACCGCACCTGGTGACCTGACCCTTGGCGGTCTGGTATCACGCGATAAAAGCCTTGTCGCAGTTTTAAAAGTAATAGAATTAACAGGTAAGGTCCATTTTAAAGTGGAAGGGAGGAGGGTAACTGTGATGAGATAA